Proteins encoded in a region of the Streptomyces sp. NBC_01298 genome:
- a CDS encoding antitoxin — translation MGLLDNLKAKLAPAKDKVGDLAAQHEGKITQNLEKVAKAVDSKTKGKYSGQISSGADKAKDALGKIAHKDAPGGPTPPAAP, via the coding sequence ATGGGCCTGCTGGACAATCTGAAGGCCAAGCTCGCGCCCGCCAAGGACAAGGTCGGTGACCTCGCTGCACAGCACGAGGGCAAGATCACCCAGAATCTGGAGAAGGTGGCCAAGGCCGTCGACTCCAAGACCAAGGGCAAGTACAGCGGCCAGATCTCTAGCGGCGCGGACAAGGCGAAGGACGCCCTGGGCAAGATCGCGCACAAGGACGCTCCCGGCGGGCCGACGCCGCCGGCCGCTCCCTGA
- a CDS encoding class III extradiol dioxygenase subunit B-like domain-containing protein, with amino-acid sequence MLVAAAVCPAPPMLLPELATGAAAELADARTACSDALSVLAASRPDLLVVVGACDPDHHGAYPQGARGTFRGFGVAADVRLGEGEEGPRLLPTPLAVGAWLLGRAGWGAAPLEGFGVAGPLDTEQCLEAGRELAVREDRVALLVMGDGSARRTLKAPGYLDERAAGFDAEAARALGAADLPALAALDAGLAAELQAAGRAPWQVLAGAAEGAGLEGRLLYEDAPYGVGYFVAAWS; translated from the coding sequence ATGCTCGTAGCCGCCGCCGTCTGCCCCGCCCCGCCGATGCTCCTGCCGGAGCTCGCCACGGGCGCCGCCGCCGAACTCGCCGACGCCCGGACCGCCTGTTCCGACGCGCTGTCCGTGCTCGCCGCCTCCCGGCCCGATCTGCTCGTCGTGGTCGGAGCCTGCGATCCCGATCACCACGGCGCCTACCCCCAGGGCGCCCGCGGCACCTTCCGGGGATTCGGGGTCGCGGCCGACGTACGGCTGGGCGAGGGCGAGGAGGGGCCGCGGCTGCTGCCCACCCCGCTCGCGGTGGGCGCCTGGCTGCTCGGCCGGGCGGGCTGGGGCGCAGCGCCCCTGGAGGGGTTCGGGGTCGCCGGGCCGCTGGACACCGAGCAGTGCCTGGAGGCCGGCCGGGAGCTCGCCGTACGCGAGGACCGGGTCGCCCTGCTCGTCATGGGCGACGGCAGCGCGCGGCGAACCCTCAAGGCCCCCGGCTACCTCGACGAACGCGCCGCCGGCTTCGACGCGGAGGCCGCCCGCGCGCTCGGCGCCGCCGACCTGCCCGCCCTCGCCGCCCTCGACGCGGGACTCGCCGCCGAGCTGCAGGCCGCCGGCCGGGCCCCCTGGCAGGTCCTCGCGGGCGCGGCCGAGGGCGCCGGACTCGAAGGACGGCTGCTGTACGAGGACGCCCCGTACGGGGTCGGTTACTTCGTCGCCGCCTGGTCGTAG
- the miaB gene encoding tRNA (N6-isopentenyl adenosine(37)-C2)-methylthiotransferase MiaB — translation MSTESGEATVVKTYEVRTYGCQMNVHDSERLSGLLEDAGYVRAPQGSDGDADVVVFNTCAVRENADNKLYGNLGRLAPMKTKRPGMQIAVGGCLAQKDRDTIVDRAPWVDVVFGTHNIGKLPVLLERARIQEEAQIEIAESLEAFPSTLPTRRESAYAAWVSISVGCNNTCTFCIVPALRGKEEDRRPGDILAEVEALVAEGVSEITLLGQNVNAYGSDLGDREAFSKLLRACGAIEGLERVRFTSPHPRDFTDDVIAAMAETPNVMPQLHMPMQSGSDTILRAMRRSYRQDRFLGIIEKVRASIPHAAISTDIIVGFPGETEEDFQQTMHAVREARFANAFTFQYSKRPGTPAADMEGQIPKEVVQERYMRLVALQEEISWDENKKQVGRTLEVMVAEGEGRKDGATHRLSGRAPDNRLVHFTKPEDEVRPGDVVTVEITYAAPHHLLAEGPTGAVRRTRAGDAWEKRNAAPAQPKGVLLGIPTLGVPTPLPATTSGCAAPSPS, via the coding sequence GTGAGTACCGAGAGCGGCGAGGCGACTGTTGTGAAAACGTACGAGGTCCGGACGTACGGCTGTCAGATGAACGTGCACGACTCCGAGCGGCTGTCCGGCCTGCTGGAGGACGCCGGGTACGTCCGCGCGCCCCAGGGCTCAGACGGCGACGCCGACGTCGTCGTGTTCAACACCTGTGCGGTCCGCGAGAACGCCGACAACAAGCTCTACGGCAACCTCGGCCGGCTCGCGCCGATGAAGACGAAGCGCCCCGGCATGCAGATCGCCGTGGGCGGCTGCCTCGCGCAGAAGGACCGCGACACCATCGTGGACCGCGCCCCCTGGGTCGACGTGGTCTTCGGCACGCACAACATCGGCAAGCTGCCCGTTCTCCTGGAGCGCGCGCGCATCCAGGAAGAGGCGCAGATCGAGATCGCCGAATCGCTGGAGGCCTTCCCCTCCACGCTCCCGACCCGGCGCGAGTCCGCGTACGCCGCCTGGGTCTCGATCTCCGTCGGCTGCAACAACACCTGCACCTTCTGCATCGTCCCGGCGCTGCGCGGCAAGGAGGAGGACCGCCGCCCCGGCGACATCCTCGCCGAGGTCGAGGCACTGGTCGCCGAGGGCGTCTCCGAGATCACCCTGCTCGGCCAGAACGTCAACGCCTACGGCTCCGACCTGGGCGACCGCGAGGCCTTCTCCAAGCTGCTGCGCGCCTGCGGGGCCATCGAGGGCCTGGAGCGGGTCCGCTTCACCTCCCCGCACCCGCGCGACTTCACCGACGACGTGATCGCGGCCATGGCCGAGACCCCCAACGTCATGCCGCAGCTGCACATGCCGATGCAGTCGGGATCGGACACGATCCTGCGCGCCATGCGCCGCTCGTACCGCCAGGACCGCTTCCTCGGCATCATCGAGAAGGTCCGCGCCTCGATCCCGCACGCGGCGATCTCCACCGACATCATCGTGGGCTTCCCCGGTGAGACGGAGGAGGACTTCCAGCAGACCATGCACGCGGTCCGCGAGGCGCGCTTCGCGAACGCCTTCACCTTCCAGTACTCCAAGCGCCCCGGGACCCCGGCCGCCGACATGGAGGGGCAGATCCCCAAGGAGGTCGTCCAGGAGCGGTACATGCGCCTGGTCGCCCTCCAGGAGGAGATCTCCTGGGACGAGAACAAGAAGCAGGTCGGCCGGACCCTGGAGGTCATGGTCGCGGAGGGCGAGGGCCGCAAGGACGGCGCCACCCACCGGCTGTCCGGGCGGGCCCCGGACAACCGCCTGGTCCACTTCACGAAGCCCGAGGACGAGGTCCGCCCGGGCGACGTGGTGACCGTCGAGATCACCTACGCGGCCCCCCACCACCTCCTGGCGGAGGGCCCGACGGGGGCGGTACGCCGCACCCGCGCTGGCGACGCGTGGGAGAAGCGCAACGCGGCTCCGGCGCAGCCGAAGGGCGTCCTGCTCGGCATCCCGACCCTGGGCGTCCCGACCCCCCTCCCGGCCACGACCTCGGGCTGCGCCGCACCTTCTCCTTCCTAA
- a CDS encoding TAXI family TRAP transporter solute-binding subunit produces MPLVPPRISRRRALRALVAVLAVLCALVWWLRPFGRPELTGEITFSTGVQQGVYHRYGLLLEQALAKDVPGVRVRLNTSEGSQQNLQRVAAGEADFTVATADAVAKYQVDRKPGADRLRGLARLYDDYVQLVVPAGSPVQSTRDLRGKRVAVGQEGSGVRLISERMFRAAGLDPARDVTPVAIGIDTVPAELEAGRIDAFFWSGGLPTTAVRELSERFEIRLVQLGDLVEALQASGSPARYYRAAVMPQDAYDHVRSNSAVSTVAVPNLLVTRDDAGAELTEQFTRTVIDSRDPIGKQVHAAQLVDLRTAIYTDPLQLHEGAARYYRSVKP; encoded by the coding sequence ATGCCTCTCGTACCGCCCCGGATCAGCAGGCGCCGTGCCCTGCGGGCCCTGGTGGCCGTCCTGGCGGTGCTCTGCGCCCTCGTCTGGTGGCTGAGGCCCTTCGGCCGGCCGGAGCTCACGGGTGAGATCACCTTCAGCACCGGCGTCCAGCAGGGGGTCTACCACCGCTACGGCCTGCTGCTGGAGCAGGCGCTCGCCAAGGACGTGCCCGGGGTTCGGGTCCGGCTGAACACGAGCGAGGGTTCGCAGCAGAACCTGCAGCGGGTGGCCGCGGGCGAGGCCGACTTCACCGTGGCGACGGCCGACGCGGTGGCCAAGTACCAGGTCGACCGGAAGCCCGGAGCGGACAGGCTGCGCGGGCTGGCCCGCCTCTACGACGACTACGTCCAGCTCGTGGTCCCCGCCGGCTCGCCCGTCCAGTCCACCCGGGACCTGCGGGGCAAGCGGGTCGCCGTCGGCCAGGAGGGCTCGGGCGTGCGGCTGATCTCCGAGCGGATGTTCAGGGCCGCGGGGCTGGACCCCGCCCGCGACGTCACCCCGGTGGCCATCGGCATCGACACCGTGCCCGCGGAACTGGAGGCCGGCCGGATCGACGCCTTCTTCTGGTCCGGCGGGCTGCCCACCACCGCCGTCCGGGAACTCTCGGAGCGGTTCGAGATCCGGCTCGTGCAGCTCGGCGACCTGGTGGAGGCGCTCCAGGCCAGCGGCAGCCCCGCGCGGTACTACCGGGCGGCGGTGATGCCGCAGGACGCCTACGACCATGTCCGCAGCAACTCGGCGGTGTCCACCGTCGCGGTGCCGAACCTGCTGGTGACGCGGGACGACGCGGGCGCCGAGCTGACGGAACAGTTCACGCGCACGGTGATCGACAGCCGCGACCCCATCGGCAAGCAGGTGCACGCGGCCCAGCTCGTGGACCTGCGGACGGCCATCTACACGGATCCCCTGCAACTGCACGAGGGCGCGGCCCGCTACTACCGCTCCGTCAAGCCCTGA
- a CDS encoding ROK family protein, producing the protein MDIGGTKIAGALVDSDGSMTATTRRPTPRGADGDTVFAAVAEVVAELAKSPLWSSAVRCGIGSAGPVDTALGTVSPVNIGAWRGFPVQARVEAELARHGAGIPTVLAGDGVAMTAAEHWLGAARGHANALCMVVSTGVGGGLVLNNQLHTGPTGNAGHIGHISVAYDGEPCACGGRGCVESLASGTAIAAWALAQGWVPAGDATAAGVAAAAAAGDPVALAAFDRAGRALAAAIAATATLVETDIAVIGGGVAACGDTLFGPVRAHLASYATLSFVRDLQVVPATLGTHAGLIGAAAAASMLLRQ; encoded by the coding sequence ATCGACATCGGCGGTACGAAGATCGCCGGAGCACTGGTGGACTCCGACGGCTCGATGACGGCCACCACCCGCCGGCCCACCCCGCGCGGCGCCGACGGGGACACCGTGTTCGCCGCCGTCGCGGAGGTCGTCGCGGAGCTGGCGAAGTCCCCGCTGTGGTCCTCGGCCGTCCGGTGCGGGATCGGCAGCGCGGGCCCGGTGGACACCGCGCTCGGCACGGTCAGCCCGGTCAACATCGGCGCCTGGCGGGGCTTCCCCGTCCAGGCCCGGGTGGAGGCCGAGCTCGCGCGGCACGGGGCCGGGATCCCGACGGTGCTGGCCGGCGACGGGGTGGCGATGACCGCCGCCGAGCACTGGCTGGGCGCCGCCCGCGGGCACGCCAACGCCCTCTGCATGGTGGTCTCCACCGGCGTCGGCGGCGGCCTCGTCCTGAACAACCAGCTCCACACGGGCCCCACCGGGAACGCGGGTCACATCGGCCACATCAGCGTCGCCTACGACGGGGAGCCCTGCGCCTGCGGAGGCCGCGGCTGCGTGGAGTCCCTCGCCTCCGGCACCGCCATCGCGGCCTGGGCCCTGGCCCAGGGATGGGTCCCGGCCGGGGACGCCACCGCGGCCGGGGTGGCCGCCGCCGCTGCCGCGGGCGATCCCGTCGCCCTCGCCGCCTTCGACCGCGCCGGCCGGGCGCTGGCCGCCGCCATCGCGGCCACCGCCACCCTCGTCGAGACCGACATCGCCGTCATCGGAGGCGGCGTCGCCGCCTGCGGGGACACCCTCTTCGGGCCGGTCCGCGCGCACCTGGCCTCGTACGCGACCCTGTCCTTCGTCAGGGACCTCCAGGTCGTCCCGGCGACGCTGGGCACCCACGCGGGCCTGATCGGGGCCGCCGCCGCGGCGTCGATGCTGCTGCGGCAGTGA
- a CDS encoding LacI family DNA-binding transcriptional regulator — translation MARRPTVKDIVRQAGVSESAVSFALNNRPGVSQDTRARVRRVAEELGWQPNSAARALSGEHSGAVGLVLARPAHTLGVESFFLQLVSGIQEVLAAGRIALLFQVVEDLDAECAVYRRWWAERRVDGVVVVDPRTDDPRPALLEQLALPAVTVGETGPASAAPGAADLDSAPDSAAAAPVALSAVRADDAGAMAQVLDHLYGLGHRRIAHVAGLPGLARTERRIVSLRAEARRLGLGPGQVRSVTTDYSDAEGAEATRRILAEPEPPTAIVYDNDVMAVAGVAVASELGIPVPGGPSVVAWDDSALCRVTRPRLTALVRDTAGFGRLAAEELLALLAGGPPRSRESELPRLEPRESTAPPPAAY, via the coding sequence ATGGCCCGCAGACCCACCGTCAAGGACATCGTCCGCCAGGCCGGGGTGTCGGAGAGCGCCGTCTCCTTCGCGCTCAACAACCGGCCCGGGGTCTCCCAGGACACCCGCGCCCGCGTCCGGCGGGTCGCCGAGGAGCTCGGCTGGCAGCCCAACAGCGCCGCGCGCGCCCTCTCCGGGGAACACTCCGGCGCCGTCGGCCTGGTCCTCGCCCGGCCCGCGCACACCCTCGGCGTGGAGTCCTTCTTCCTCCAGCTGGTCTCCGGCATCCAGGAAGTGCTGGCCGCCGGCCGGATCGCCCTGCTCTTCCAGGTGGTCGAGGACCTCGACGCCGAATGCGCCGTCTACCGCCGCTGGTGGGCCGAGCGGCGCGTCGACGGGGTCGTCGTCGTGGACCCGAGGACCGACGACCCGCGCCCCGCCCTGCTCGAACAGCTCGCGCTGCCGGCCGTCACGGTGGGGGAGACGGGACCGGCCTCGGCCGCCCCCGGCGCCGCCGACCTGGACTCGGCCCCCGACTCGGCTGCCGCCGCCCCCGTCGCCCTGTCCGCCGTCCGGGCCGACGACGCCGGTGCCATGGCACAGGTGCTCGACCACCTCTACGGGCTCGGCCACCGCCGGATCGCGCACGTCGCGGGACTGCCCGGACTCGCCCGCACCGAGCGCCGGATCGTCTCGCTGCGCGCGGAGGCCCGGCGCCTGGGCCTCGGACCCGGTCAGGTGCGCTCGGTCACCACCGACTACTCCGACGCCGAGGGGGCGGAGGCCACCCGGCGGATCCTCGCCGAGCCGGAGCCGCCGACCGCGATCGTCTACGACAACGACGTGATGGCGGTGGCCGGCGTGGCCGTCGCCTCCGAGCTGGGCATTCCGGTCCCGGGCGGGCCCTCCGTCGTGGCCTGGGACGACTCGGCGCTCTGCCGGGTCACCCGTCCCCGGCTCACCGCCCTGGTCCGCGACACCGCCGGCTTCGGCCGGCTCGCCGCCGAGGAGCTCCTCGCCCTCCTCGCGGGGGGCCCGCCGAGGTCCCGAGAGAGCGAGCTGCCCAGGCTGGAGCCCCGCGAGAGTACGGCGCCGCCGCCGGCCGCATACTGA